One window of Mangrovibacterium diazotrophicum genomic DNA carries:
- a CDS encoding helix-turn-helix transcriptional regulator, with amino-acid sequence MSTNKNATIRYQALDRCFRNPGRKYYIEDLIDACNDALLDVDPKSSGVKRRQVYEDIKFMQDSKGFDAPIESFKDGRKAFYRYTDLSFSINSQPLNEQEAQQLKESLLTLSRFKGMPQFDWVEELTARLEQTFNLKTDDNILSFEENPFLTGREYIGDIYNAIVSKKVLLITYKPFKTERELLFEIHPYHLKQYNNRWFLFGLNNEYGSITNLALDRIQEINESKTKYIANTKIDFSDYFDDVIGVSVDDAQEPQKVVLKADDDLLPYITSKPIHGSQKIKKDEDGTRIELKLQLNYELESTIFSFGEKIEVLEPEALRAAITNRIKVLNQKYSTCV; translated from the coding sequence GTGTCAACCAACAAAAACGCGACTATACGATACCAGGCTTTGGATAGATGTTTTCGGAATCCGGGTAGAAAATATTACATCGAGGATTTAATTGACGCATGTAATGACGCTTTATTGGATGTTGACCCAAAATCTTCAGGGGTAAAACGACGTCAAGTATACGAAGACATAAAATTCATGCAGGATTCAAAAGGTTTTGATGCACCAATCGAATCCTTTAAAGATGGTCGAAAAGCATTTTACCGTTATACCGACTTGAGCTTTTCGATTAACAGCCAACCTTTAAACGAGCAAGAAGCGCAACAATTAAAGGAGTCCTTATTAACGCTTTCCCGTTTTAAAGGGATGCCTCAGTTTGACTGGGTGGAGGAACTAACAGCCCGCTTGGAGCAAACTTTTAATCTCAAAACTGATGATAACATACTGAGTTTTGAAGAAAACCCATTTTTAACCGGGCGCGAGTACATTGGTGATATTTATAACGCCATTGTCAGCAAAAAGGTGCTGCTAATAACTTACAAACCATTTAAAACAGAAAGAGAGTTATTATTTGAAATTCATCCCTACCACCTGAAACAGTATAACAACCGCTGGTTTTTATTTGGGTTGAATAACGAATATGGAAGCATCACGAACCTGGCGCTTGACCGCATTCAGGAAATCAACGAAAGCAAAACAAAATACATCGCAAATACAAAAATTGACTTCTCTGACTATTTCGACGACGTTATTGGAGTATCAGTAGATGATGCGCAGGAACCCCAAAAGGTAGTTTTAAAGGCCGATGATGACCTGTTACCTTACATCACGTCTAAACCCATTCATGGTTCACAGAAAATAAAAAAGGATGAAGACGGAACCCGGATTGAATTAAAACTTCAACTGAATTACGAATTGGAATCAACGATTTTTTCTTTCGGTGAGAAAATTGAAGTATTGGAGCCAGAGGCTCTCCGAGCAGCTATTACAAACAGAATTAAAGTATTAAATCAAAAATATTCGACCTGTGTATAA